Sequence from the Christiangramia fulva genome:
GGAGCATTATGGTACGCCGCTTCCGGTGATCATTTGGGACGAAGGTCTTCATATATTTTCTTCGGCGAGATTTCACAACGGCGAAGAACTCGTTGAGATCGACGGAAATACTTACAGACTATATCATACAAAAATTTATAAGACCGACGCTGAAGGAACAATCCATTACGGCGAAGATGGTTTCCCTACCAACGAGCGCCCGCTTGATTTCTCGATCACCAAGAATGTGGTGATGATGCTTGTTGTGGCCCTTCTTCTTTTTGTATTCTTCCGGATTCTGGCAAAAAATTATAAAAGATCGGCAATACCTAAAGGTTTGGGAAGGTTTCTGGAACCTTTGGTAGTGTACGTTCGCGACGATATCGCAAAACCGAATATCGGTCCTAAATATAAGAAATACATGAGCTTTTTGCTTACCGTGTTTTTCTTCATCCTTTTGTCGAACCTTTTTGGATTGACTCCCCTTGGTGTGAACATCACCGGAAATATAGCGGTGACTTTTGCACTTGCATTAGTAACCTTTTTTATAGTACAATTCAGCGGGAATAAGCATTACTGGAAACATATCTTCTGGATGCCCGGAGTTCCTGTACTTATGAAGATCGTTTTGATGCCTATTGAAATTTTAGGTATGTTCACCAAGCCTTTCGCATTGATGATCCGGCTTTTTGCCAACATGACCGCTGGTCACGTGGTAGTAATGAGTTTACTTGGTTTGATCTTTATTTTTCAGAATTGGGTAGCGGGACCAACATTTTTCGGATTTACCATTTTTATATCGATAATTGAATTGTTGGTGGCTTTCCTTCAGGCTTATATTTTCACCCTGTTGAGTGCACTTTATATAGGAATGGCAGTTGAAGAACATTCAGATCATCCGGAAGATCACAGTGAAGATTTACCGGTAGTATAATTTTAGAACAAAGTAGAAGTAAGTTTAATTTTAAATAGTTAGTTATGGAAATCCCAGTAATGGTTGGAGCAGGTTTAATCGTGATCGGTGCAGGTATCGGTCTTGGTATGATTGGTGGTCGTGCTATGGAAGCAATCGCCCGTCAACCTGAAGCAACCGGAAAGATCCAGACCGCAATGATTATTATCGCTGCGTTATTGGAAGGTATTGCATTCGCTGCGCTTTTCGCAGTGTAATTAAACAAAAAGGAAAAAGCCTTGTAGCGGTTGGCTGCAAGGTTTTTCCTTAATTTAAAATTGAGCGAAACATCATATTAGTAAAATAAATTATGGAAAAGTTAATTAATGATTTTTCATTCGGATTGTTTTTCTGGCAAATAGCGATCCTTGTAGTTTTGATCTTGTTGCTTAAAAAATTCGCCTGGGGTCCAATTCTGAATTCTCTTAATAGCAGGGAAGAAGGAATTAAAGATGCCCTCGAATCGGCTGAGAAAGCACGCGTGGAAATGCAGAATTTAAAGGCTGATAATGAAAAGCTTTTGATCGATGCTCGTATGGAAAGAGACGCTATTCTTAAAGAGGCCAGGAATTTGAAAGAAAAAATGATCGCTGAAGCATCTGATGAGGCACAGAAAAAAGCTGATAAGATCGTAGCCCAGGCTAAAGACAGCATTGAGCACGAAAAGCAGTCGGCAATGAACGAATTGAAAAATCAGGTAGCTAATCTATCAATCGAGATCGCTGAAAAAGTGGTTCGTAAAGAACTTTCCGATAAAAAAGAACAATATCAAATGATCGAACGAATGATCGGTGATGCAAAGCTAAACTAAGAGTATGAGAGGAACCAGGGCAGCAAAACGTTATGCAAAGGCGATTCTTTCACTCGCAAAAGATAAGAACTCGGCCACTAAGGTGCAGGAGGATATGTTAAGTATCCTTCGTACTGTTGAGGGCAGCAAGGAGCTTAGCGATATGTTAGGGAGTCCGGTTATTAAAAACAGCCTTAAAAAGAAATCTTTAAGTGCTATTTTTCCCAATCTGAATGAATTGACGCAGGGTTCGGTTGATTTGCTTATCGAAAATGGTCGTCTTGAAATTCTGGATGCTGTTGCAAGACAGTACATTTACATGTATAACGAAGACAATCAGCTCAAGGAAGCAATTGTGACTACCGCAATTCCATTAGATAAAGAATTGGAAAAAGTTATAATGACAAAGGTTAAGGAATTGACCGGTACCGAGGCAAAACTGAAGCAAATCGTTGATGAAAGTATCATTGGCGGATTTATATTAAGGATTGGGGACCTTCAGTATGATGCAAGTGTATCAAGAAGTCTCAATAACCTGAAAAGAAGATTTAAAGAAAACACATACGTTTCAAAAATTTAATAAAAACCGGTGCGCATGGCGTGCCATTTTATCTGAATAATTATGGCAGAAGTAAATCCTGCTGAAGTATCAGCAATATTAAAACAACAATTATCTGGTTTTGAAGCCAAAGCCTCTCTGGACGAAGTGGGGACTGTTCTTACCGTAGGAGACGGTATTGCCAGTGTCTACGGACTCGCCAACGCCCAATATGGTGAATTGGTACAGTTCGAAAGTGGTCTGGAAGGAATCGTTCTTAACCTTGAAGAAGACAATGTTGGGGTAGTACTTTTAGGACCTACGAAAGAGATCAAAGAGGGTTCAACTGTAAAAAGAACTCAGCGAATTGCCTCTATCAATGTTGGAGAGGGAATTGTTGGAAGAGTAGTTGATACTTTGGGAAACCCTATCGATGGGAAAGGAGATATTGAAGGGGAAACCTTTGAAATGCCCTTGGAGCGAAAAGCTCCCGGTGTAATTTTCCGTCAGCCGGTAAACGAGCCGCTTCAAACCGGTATCAAATCTATCGATGCTATGGTGCCGATAGGAAGAGGTCAGCGTGAGCTGGTAATTGGTGACCGTCAAACTGGTAAAACTACCGTTTGTATCGATACCATCCTTAATCAGAAAGAATTTTATGACAGGGGTGAGCCCGTTTACTGTATCTATGTGGCGATTGGACAAAAAGCTTCAACCGTAGCGGGGATTGCCAAAGTCCTTGAAGACAAAGGAGCCTTAGCTTATACCACTATTGTGGCCGCTAATGCTTCAGATCCTGCTCCAATGCAGGTGTATGCTCCTTTTGCCGGCGCGGCGATCGGGGAATATTTTCGTGATTCGGGACGTCCTGCGCTGATCATTTATGATGATCTTTCAAAGCAGGCGGTAGCATACCGTGAGGTTTCGCTTTTACTTCGTCGTCCACCAGGACGTGAAGCGTATCCCGGAGACGTTTTCTTCCTTCATTCCAGATTACTGGAGCGTGCAGCGAAAGTGATCAATGATGATAAGATTGCAAAACAAATGAATGACCTTCCTGATGTTCTTAAAGATAAGGTGAAAGGTGGAGGTTCTTTAACGGCCCTTCCTATTATCGAAACCCAGGCAGGTGACGTTTCCGCATATATTCCTACCAACGTAATTTCGATCACCGATGGTCAGATATTCTTAACTTCTGATTTATTCAACTCGGGTGTTCGTCCTGCGATTGACGTGGGTATCTCTGTATCCCGTGTAGGTGGTTCGGCTCAGATCAAATCGATGAAAAAAGTTGCGGGTACCCTTAAACTCGACCAGGCTCAGTTTCGTGAATTAGAGGCCTTCTCAAAATTTGGATCAGATCTGGATGCGGCGACTCTTGGAGTTATTGAAAAAGGTAGAAGAAACGTGGAGATCCTTAAACAGGGACAAAATGATCCTTATCCGGTGGAAGACCAGATCGCGATCATCTATGCAGGTTCCAAAAACCTTCTTAGAAATGTGCCTGTAGATAGGGTTCGTGAATTTGAAAGAGAATATTTAGATTATCTCGATACAAAACATAGAGATGTTCTGGATACTTTGAAAGCAGGTAAACTGACTGATGAAGTAACTGATACCCTTACTCAGGCAGCTAAGGAGCTTTCAGAGAAATATAAGAAATAGTATTGAGTAGTGAGATTTGAGATATTAGATCTTGAATTTCCTCCTCAAATTTATAAGGTTTATAGTGTTGATTAAAAGTTATCCGTACTAATTACTCAATACTCAATACTAAATAAAAATGGCAAACTTAAAAGAATTACGTAGCAGGATCAATTCGGTTTCCTCGACCATGCAGATCACCAGTGCCATGAAAATGGTATCGGCTGCAAAGTTGAGCAAGGCGCAGGATGCGATTACTTCCATGCGACCTTATGCCGAAAAGCTTACGCAATTGCTTCAGGATCTAAGCGCTACACTTGAAGAAGAATCTGGGAGTGAATTTGCTGAAAAACGCGAGGTTAAAAAAGTTCTGCTTGTGGCCATTTCCTCAAATAAAGGACTTGCCGGAGCTTTTAATAGTAATATCGTGAAGAAAGTAAAGGCTAAGATCCAGGGTGAGTACCAGGGTAAGGAAGTTGAAATACTTTCATTGGGTAAAAAAGCCAATGATATATTGAAAAAAACTTTTCCTATCGCCGGCAATAACAATGATATTTTTGACAATCTTAATTATGACCCGGTAGCGGAGATCGCAGAGGATTTAATGCAACAATTTCTTGACGGGAAATATGACAAAATCGAGATTATTTACAACCAGTTCAAGAATGCTGCCACCCAGGTGGTAATGGATGAACAGTTTCTACCTATAGAGAAGTTTGAAAGCGATGAGAACAAACAATTGGATTACATTTTCGAGCCTTCAAAACTTGAAATTGTAAAGGAATTGATCCCAAAATCTCTTAAAATGCAACTTTTTAAGGCTCTTAGAGATTCTTTTGCTGCTGAACACGGTGCGCGTATGACTGCGATGCATAAAGCGACCGATAACGCGAAAGAACTTCGGGATGATCTTAAATTGTCTTACAACAAAGCTCGTCAGGCTTCTATTACCAATGAGATCCTTGAGATCGTTGGTGGTGCCGAAGCGCTAAACGGATAAAATGACTATCATCCTGAGCGGAGTCGAAGGATGAATAAAACATTAAAAGCCTCTCATTCCGGGAGGCTTTTTCTTTTGGTACGGCTTTTGTCTTTTACTTATCAACTAAAACTCATCATTATGAAAGCCAGTGTACTTTTATTCTCAGGGATCTTCAGCTTATTGTTTTTTGGCTCCTGTGGCGGCAATAAGAATTTACAGGAAAGAGCACCCGCTCAATTCGGTAAGATATACACTACAAAAACGCCAAAAGGTATAAGGCTAAATATTCCTGTTATTGCAATTCAGGATCAGAAAGTTTCCCTTAATTCGGTTTATTTCCGCGGAATGAAATCGGCTTTGACTCAAAATGAGGAAAAACCTAATCTTTATGTGGCCGATTTCCGCACCGGAATGGGCGATATAGTGATGCATAAAGAGCCAAAAAAGGAATATGGGAATCAGCCGCCACAAATGCCCGAAAAAAGTCCGGTAAAAATTGAAAAGGACGAAGCCTTACTGGTATTTATCCAGAATGGAGAGACCAAATACTACAAGCTAACAGGAATTGTGGAAAAGGAATAAGAGCTCCGGCTTTTATAATCCTGATTTATTCAGATATTTGTAATAAATCAACCCGCTCCTGTTGAGTACTTTAAAAAGATTTTTTCAAGACACTCTTATTTACGGTTTTGCGACGGTATTCCCACGGCTGATGAATTTCATCCTGGTGCCTTTGCACACCGATATCCTTCCGCGTGAGGAATATTCAGTAAACACCGTTTTTTACGTCTGGGCCGCCTTTTTCAATGTGCTGCTTACCTACGGGATGGAAACCTCCTTCTTCCGGTTTTTCAGCAGGGCCAAAGATTCCGAAAAAGTCTTCTCTACTGCTTTTATCGCGCTCACAAGTACAACGGTAGTATTTGCCATTCTCGTCCTTATTTTTCAGGATCAGCTGGTGCAGCTAATGGATCTCGACCCTTATTATTTTCAGCTTCTTTTCAGCGTTTTGATACTCGACACACTTGTAGTCGTTCCTTTTGCTTATTTGAGAGCTACCGGAAGGCCACTGAAATTCGCTGGTATAAAGATCCTCAATATTCTCACTTACGTGGGTCTGAATTTCTACTTCCTGTGGTTCGTCAGGAAATTTCCCGACTATTCCCCGGTGTACATAACGAAAAATTACGACCCAAAAGACCTTGTGGGATATATTTTTATGGCCAATGTGGCTGCCAGCGGGATTACTTTTATTTTGCTTCTCCCGTATTTTTTCAGGACTAAAATAAACTTCAGTGTCGATATTTTCAAGCAGATGTGGAAGTATGGATGGCCTATCATGGTTGCCGGTATCGCCTTTGTGATCAACGAAAACCTCGATAAAATCTTAATTAAAGACATGATTTCCGATGAAATTATGGGAGCCTATTCCGGGTGTTATAAACTGGCTGTTTTTATGACCATTTTCGTGCAGGCCTTTAAAATGGGCGCCGAGCCTTTCTTTTTCAACCATGCTCAAAAGGAAAACGCCCGGGAAACCTACGCAGAAATTTTAAAATATTTTGTCATCTGCGGAAGCCTGATTTTTTTGATTCTCGTCACGTATATTGATTTCTTTAAAGCGCTGGTTATTCGCGATTCGTCTTACTGGATCGCCATTAGTATCGTTCCGATCGTTTTGATGGCGAACCTTTTTCTGGGTATTTATCACAATCTGTCGGTTTGGTATAAGCTCACCGATAGAACCCGCACGGGAATGTATATTTCGGTATTCGGAGCGATAATTACCATTTTGCTGAATATTTTCCTGATCCCGGTGATAGGATTCATCGCATCTGCCTGGGCTACACTTATCGCTTATGGAAGTATGATGATCATTTCCTATTTCCTGGGAAAAAGATACTATCCCGTGCCTTATAACGTTAAAAAAATAAGTTTCTATTTGTTTTTATCCGTAGGACTTTCCATACTTTCCTTCCTGTTTTTCAGGGAAAATTATCTGATTGCAACGGGATTGAATTTGCTGTTCCTCGGAATCGTTTTTTCTATGGAAAGAAAACAACTCAATAAAATTCTGACTAAATGATTGTAAAAGTTATCAATAAATCGAAGCATGCGCTTCCCAATTATGAAACCGAAGCCTCAGCAGGTCTTGACCTGCGGGCTAATATGGAGGAGCCTGTTGTGCTGAAACCGCTCGAGAGGGCCATTATTAAAACCGGACTTTTCATTGAGCTTCCAATTGGTTATGAAGCACAGGTGAGACCACGAAGCGGACTCGCCGCCAAAAAAGGAATTACGGTGCTCAATTCTCCCGGCACCATCGACGCCGATTACCGCGGCGAAATTGGGGTAATTCTGGTGAATCTATCGAATGAAGAGTTTAGCGTCCAGGATGGAGAGCGCGTCGCCCAGCTTGTAATTGCAAAACATGAGCAGATAGAATGGGCCGAAACCGAAGTGCTTCAGGAAACCCAACGCGGAGCTGGCGGCTTCGGAAGTACCGGCCACAAATAAATTAAAAAATGTCATTGTGATCCGCCTCAGGCGGAGAAGCGATCTCATAATTAAATCAATAAAAATTAAGAAAAAGAAAATTCAA
This genomic interval carries:
- the atpB gene encoding F0F1 ATP synthase subunit A — its product is MRKKNIFKFLLGGLFILVSLNLNAQENEHNAGEHEAVAHETEEEHGAINTKEGIKEFVGHHLMDSHYFNLLANGETGEHYGTPLPVIIWDEGLHIFSSARFHNGEELVEIDGNTYRLYHTKIYKTDAEGTIHYGEDGFPTNERPLDFSITKNVVMMLVVALLLFVFFRILAKNYKRSAIPKGLGRFLEPLVVYVRDDIAKPNIGPKYKKYMSFLLTVFFFILLSNLFGLTPLGVNITGNIAVTFALALVTFFIVQFSGNKHYWKHIFWMPGVPVLMKIVLMPIEILGMFTKPFALMIRLFANMTAGHVVVMSLLGLIFIFQNWVAGPTFFGFTIFISIIELLVAFLQAYIFTLLSALYIGMAVEEHSDHPEDHSEDLPVV
- the atpE gene encoding ATP synthase F0 subunit C, coding for MEIPVMVGAGLIVIGAGIGLGMIGGRAMEAIARQPEATGKIQTAMIIIAALLEGIAFAALFAV
- a CDS encoding F0F1 ATP synthase subunit B, which gives rise to MEKLINDFSFGLFFWQIAILVVLILLLKKFAWGPILNSLNSREEGIKDALESAEKARVEMQNLKADNEKLLIDARMERDAILKEARNLKEKMIAEASDEAQKKADKIVAQAKDSIEHEKQSAMNELKNQVANLSIEIAEKVVRKELSDKKEQYQMIERMIGDAKLN
- the atpH gene encoding ATP synthase F1 subunit delta, encoding MRGTRAAKRYAKAILSLAKDKNSATKVQEDMLSILRTVEGSKELSDMLGSPVIKNSLKKKSLSAIFPNLNELTQGSVDLLIENGRLEILDAVARQYIYMYNEDNQLKEAIVTTAIPLDKELEKVIMTKVKELTGTEAKLKQIVDESIIGGFILRIGDLQYDASVSRSLNNLKRRFKENTYVSKI
- the atpA gene encoding F0F1 ATP synthase subunit alpha, with amino-acid sequence MAEVNPAEVSAILKQQLSGFEAKASLDEVGTVLTVGDGIASVYGLANAQYGELVQFESGLEGIVLNLEEDNVGVVLLGPTKEIKEGSTVKRTQRIASINVGEGIVGRVVDTLGNPIDGKGDIEGETFEMPLERKAPGVIFRQPVNEPLQTGIKSIDAMVPIGRGQRELVIGDRQTGKTTVCIDTILNQKEFYDRGEPVYCIYVAIGQKASTVAGIAKVLEDKGALAYTTIVAANASDPAPMQVYAPFAGAAIGEYFRDSGRPALIIYDDLSKQAVAYREVSLLLRRPPGREAYPGDVFFLHSRLLERAAKVINDDKIAKQMNDLPDVLKDKVKGGGSLTALPIIETQAGDVSAYIPTNVISITDGQIFLTSDLFNSGVRPAIDVGISVSRVGGSAQIKSMKKVAGTLKLDQAQFRELEAFSKFGSDLDAATLGVIEKGRRNVEILKQGQNDPYPVEDQIAIIYAGSKNLLRNVPVDRVREFEREYLDYLDTKHRDVLDTLKAGKLTDEVTDTLTQAAKELSEKYKK
- the atpG gene encoding ATP synthase F1 subunit gamma, whose translation is MANLKELRSRINSVSSTMQITSAMKMVSAAKLSKAQDAITSMRPYAEKLTQLLQDLSATLEEESGSEFAEKREVKKVLLVAISSNKGLAGAFNSNIVKKVKAKIQGEYQGKEVEILSLGKKANDILKKTFPIAGNNNDIFDNLNYDPVAEIAEDLMQQFLDGKYDKIEIIYNQFKNAATQVVMDEQFLPIEKFESDENKQLDYIFEPSKLEIVKELIPKSLKMQLFKALRDSFAAEHGARMTAMHKATDNAKELRDDLKLSYNKARQASITNEILEIVGGAEALNG
- a CDS encoding oligosaccharide flippase family protein, with the translated sequence MSTLKRFFQDTLIYGFATVFPRLMNFILVPLHTDILPREEYSVNTVFYVWAAFFNVLLTYGMETSFFRFFSRAKDSEKVFSTAFIALTSTTVVFAILVLIFQDQLVQLMDLDPYYFQLLFSVLILDTLVVVPFAYLRATGRPLKFAGIKILNILTYVGLNFYFLWFVRKFPDYSPVYITKNYDPKDLVGYIFMANVAASGITFILLLPYFFRTKINFSVDIFKQMWKYGWPIMVAGIAFVINENLDKILIKDMISDEIMGAYSGCYKLAVFMTIFVQAFKMGAEPFFFNHAQKENARETYAEILKYFVICGSLIFLILVTYIDFFKALVIRDSSYWIAISIVPIVLMANLFLGIYHNLSVWYKLTDRTRTGMYISVFGAIITILLNIFLIPVIGFIASAWATLIAYGSMMIISYFLGKRYYPVPYNVKKISFYLFLSVGLSILSFLFFRENYLIATGLNLLFLGIVFSMERKQLNKILTK
- the dut gene encoding dUTP diphosphatase, which translates into the protein MIVKVINKSKHALPNYETEASAGLDLRANMEEPVVLKPLERAIIKTGLFIELPIGYEAQVRPRSGLAAKKGITVLNSPGTIDADYRGEIGVILVNLSNEEFSVQDGERVAQLVIAKHEQIEWAETEVLQETQRGAGGFGSTGHK